From a region of the Salminus brasiliensis chromosome 4, fSalBra1.hap2, whole genome shotgun sequence genome:
- the sf3b5 gene encoding splicing factor 3B subunit 5, giving the protein MTDRYNIHSQLEHLQSKYIGTGHADTTKWEWLVNQHRDSYCSYMGHFDLLNYFSIAENESKARVRFNLMEKMLQPCGPPADKPEDA; this is encoded by the coding sequence ATGACTGACCGCTATAACATCCACAGCCAGCTGGAGCATCTGCAGTCCAAGTACATTGGCACAGGCCATGCAGACACCACCAAATGGGAATGGCTGGTGAATCAGCACAGAGACTCGTACTGCTCCTACATGGGACATTTTGACCTCCTTAACTACTTCTCCATCGCAGAGAACGAGAGCAAAGCTCGTGTGCGTTTCAACTTAATGGAGAAAATGCTGCAGCCCTGCGGTCCACCTGCTGACAAGCCTGAGGATGCTTAG